The Bacteroidales bacterium genome includes the window TTAGATTTTTCATATCTTGTTGTTTATTTGGTTATTTGATAATTTTATTGAATTTACAGGACGCTGATTTTTATGATTATTAAGATTCTTTATGATCTTAAATTATCATAAAGATCATAATAATCTGCGTCCCGGTTTCTACACATCATACAACTTCCAAGCCCTCTCCTTATATTCCCTTGCCGCTTTACCCGGATTTTCATTTGCAATAATCCCTCTGCCTACAATAATACAATCAGCCCCGCCTTCCATGGCATCTTCAACTGTTGTATATTGCTGGCCTGTTCCGTCACTTCCGGCTTCTAACTTCACGCCCGGCATTAATAATAATTGACCGTTTGGTATTTTATTTTTTATTCGTCTTAATTCTTCTTTACTATTTGCATGACATATATAACCTGATACAACATCAGCATATTTTTCCCCGATACTGAATACATTTCTTGTATAGGCATCATTCATTAAGTTACCCTTTGAAGACATTTTTGCTAACATAAAAGAACTTCTGTTCTTAACTCCTTCAAATAATCCTTGCAGAATGCCTTCTCCCGGAACGGCATGTACCGTAATAAAATCCGCCCATTCCTTAATCTTATAAATTCCCTTTTGATACTGACTTTTAACTGTATTCCCTATGTCTGCAAATTTCCTGTCTTCAAAAATCATAAAATCATACTTTTTCGAATATTCTTTTAATTTCATAACAAATTCTTCATCAAAATCACTTAAAATATCAATATGAGTTTTCAGCATAACGATATGTTCAGCAGTTTTATCAAGAATTTCAAAAAAATCTTTTTGCTTATAAACATCAAGGGATAATACTAAATTCGATTTTTTTTCTTTTATTTTCTCTAACAGTGTTTTTGTTAAATCATTTTGAATATCTTTTTCGTTTGTTTTTTTTGAATTAATACTTTTTGTAAATTCCTTTATTTTAGCCACTTGTCCTTTTGAAATTCTGTTAGAACTTTTTAATACAAGCAAAATTTTATCTAATTTAATTAAACTGTGAAGTTTAAATCCTAAATCATTTAACTGCCCTTCGGCATTATTACTTCGATCAATTATCACGACAAAATCAACTGTTTCAATTCCTTCTTGTTTAAACTTTTCGGCTGTTTCAATAATACTTTCACCTGTTGTAATTAAATCATCAATTACCAAACATTTCCCTCCTTTTTCAAACTTCCCGATTATCTTATTTTTTGTTCCGTAAACCTTTTCTTCTTTACGAGCATAAATAAGCGGTTTATTCAAAATATCGGCAACCAAAGTTGCAATTGGTAAAGCTGTGTATGGTATGCCTGTAATATAATCAAAATCCAAATGCTTAATTTTTTCAAC containing:
- the pyrF gene encoding orotidine-5'-phosphate decarboxylase, giving the protein MKKDLFILKLHDIEAIKFGEFTLKSGYKSPFYFDLRDMISYPEILDGVADLLVEKIKHLDFDYITGIPYTALPIATLVADILNKPLIYARKEEKVYGTKNKIIGKFEKGGKCLVIDDLITTGESIIETAEKFKQEGIETVDFVVIIDRSNNAEGQLNDLGFKLHSLIKLDKILLVLKSSNRISKGQVAKIKEFTKSINSKKTNEKDIQNDLTKTLLEKIKEKKSNLVLSLDVYKQKDFFEILDKTAEHIVMLKTHIDILSDFDEEFVMKLKEYSKKYDFMIFEDRKFADIGNTVKSQYQKGIYKIKEWADFITVHAVPGEGILQGLFEGVKNRSSFMLAKMSSKGNLMNDAYTRNVFSIGEKYADVVSGYICHANSKEELRRIKNKIPNGQLLLMPGVKLEAGSDGTGQQYTTVEDAMEGGADCIIVGRGIIANENPGKAAREYKERAWKLYDV